Genomic window (Nilaparvata lugens isolate BPH chromosome 7, ASM1435652v1, whole genome shotgun sequence):
ATTGTAGAGCATTCtatattttcaagaattaacaaaatacagtttattcaatgaataaatcatattttggattttttattagtacatattattattaaataatttttgttgtttttttttgaaagtaaaaatgagttattttATGTTGTGAAAGTAGATTTTTTTTAACATTCAAATCAGCTGTTTCAAAGGTTTCATGTAAACAttaatagaacaatattatcatgtttatgtAGAAAGGTTAGAATAAGTGTTTTCGTTAAGTAGATGCTTTTTATTTTGGAGTTTTAATAACAAATTTGTGGCTATggatgaatttattgaaaaataatgtgaTTATAGTCGGCATAGTTGATTAATTGTCTGTTTCTCATGTGCAATGTTTGAATACAGTAGGAGGCAGGCAACATGAACATGGGAcaaaacatgaaattatttcATCAGCACACTACGACCACTGGCTTTGCTAAACGAGGACAGAAGACAGGACAGGACACAAAACGTTGCCCGGTAGGAGGCTAGAATGAGGGGAACGGTAGGAGGGATGAGTGAGCGTCCCCTCCTTGCTGCATTCTAACCCCACCACCACCAGAACACCAGTTTACGTCGCTGCTTCAGAACAAAGTCTCAACTGAAGCCAGTCGTCTGAGTTGCTGACTGGGTAGCGCTATATCGAACGTTTTCTGTGTTTGTGATTCTAGTGTTTAGCCACCATGTTTGACGTTTTCGGCTCCGTCAAGGGGCTGTTGAAAATAGACTCAGTTTGTAtcgataataatgttttccgtTTACATTACAAAGCAACAGTTGTAATATTAGTAGCTTTCTCGTTGTTGGTGACATCAAGACAGTACATTGGCGACCCGATCGACTGCATCGTCGATGAAATTCCTCCAAATGTTATGGATACGTACTGTTGGATTTACTCGACGTTCACGATTCCGAATCGACTCGCTGGAACAATTGGTAAAGACATTATCCAGCCTGGTGTAGCTAGTCACGTTGAAGGTGAGGATGAAGTCAAATATCATAAATACTATCAGTGGGTATGCTTCGTATTGTTTTTCCAAGCCATGTTGTTTATGTTCCACGCTACCTTTGGAAAACGTGGGAAGGTGGTCGAATCAAGATGCTTGTAATGGATTTGAACTGCCCCGTTGTTACTGAAGAATGtaaaactgatcgtaagaaatTGTTGGTGGATTACTTTGCTCAGAACTTACGCACACAAAATTTCTATGCATTCCGATTTTTCATTTgtgaaatattgaatttcatcaatgtCATCGCACAAATATACTTCATGGACGTCTTCCTTGAGGGTGAATTCAGTACCTACGGTGCAGATGTCGTGAGATTTACTGAAATGGAACCTGAAGAACGTGAGGATCCCATGTCGAGAGTGTTTCCAAAAGTGACCAAGTGCACATTCTTCAAGTATGGTCCTTCAGGATCTGTACAAAAGTTTGACGGCCTGTGTGTTCTTCCACTGAATATTGTGAACGAAAAAATCTACGTTTTCCTGTGGTTTTGGTTCATCATCTTGACTGTGCTTACTGCTGTCTCACTGGTCTACCGTGCAGCTGTTGTGTTTGGCCCCAACATTCGTCTGTACCTGCTGCGTGCTCGCTCAAGGCTGTCTCCACAGGATCAAATTGAAACGATAGCAAA
Coding sequences:
- the LOC111053567 gene encoding LOW QUALITY PROTEIN: innexin inx2 (The sequence of the model RefSeq protein was modified relative to this genomic sequence to represent the inferred CDS: inserted 1 base in 1 codon), whose amino-acid sequence is MFDVFGSVKGLLKIDSVCIDNNVFRLHYKATVVILVAFSLLVTSRQYIGDPIDCIVDEIPPNVMDTYCWIYSTFTIPNRLAGTIGKDIIQPGVASHVEGEDEVKYHKYYQWVCFVLFFQAMLXYVPRYLWKTWEGGRIKMLVMDLNCPVVTEECKTDRKKLLVDYFAQNLRTQNFYAFRFFICEILNFINVIAQIYFMDVFLEGEFSTYGADVVRFTEMEPEEREDPMSRVFPKVTKCTFFKYGPSGSVQKFDGLCVLPLNIVNEKIYVFLWFWFIILTVLTAVSLVYRAAVVFGPNIRLYLLRARSRLSPQDQIETIAKKCQIGDWFVLYQLGKNIEPIVFKELIADLAKKLEGKETV